A window of the Lactuca sativa cultivar Salinas chromosome 7, Lsat_Salinas_v11, whole genome shotgun sequence genome harbors these coding sequences:
- the LOC111913646 gene encoding WEB family protein At2g17940, protein MESQTLPENPPPPPIAVDYSSNVDTSRAFSSVKEAVAIFGEKFLTGEIFLPSPKPPFTLPKQETPSWKSTHSTQTSWKSCSSSSREIEEEPPPPPPVPVLVTSLKKLESELEETKKELKLLKEKESETEVALASLNAELQKNMSKIAKAEKVVEQSSMSGLTPVVSSGGGRKMTERKVVKKKPIIPLLGDLFSKKKGKSNSSMLNPLYTSSQMHWN, encoded by the coding sequence ATGGAATCCCAAACCCTACCggaaaacccaccaccaccaccaatagCCGTTGACTACAGCTCCAATGTAGACACCTCCCGTGCTTTCAGTTCAGTGAAAGAAGCCGTGGCCATCTTCGGAGAGAAGTTTCTCACCGGAGAAATCTTCTTACCATCTCCTAAACCTCCATTCACCTTACCAAAACAAGAAACACCATCATGGAAATCCACACATAGCACTCAAACTTCATGGAAATCATGCTCGTCGTCTTCCAGAGAAATCGAAGAAGAGCCGCCGCCGCCGCCGCCGGTGCCAGTGCTTGTTACCTCCCTGAAAAAGCTTGAGTCGGAACTTGAAGAAACGAAGAAAGAGTTGAAGTTACTGAAAGAGAAAGAGTCTGAGACCGAGGTGGCTTTGGCTTCTTTAAACGCTGAGCTCCAAAAGAACATGTCAAAGATCGCAAAAGCTGAAAAGGTAGTGGAGCAGAGCTCAATGTCAGGCTTGACCCCGGTGGTAAGTAGTGGTGGAGGGAGGAAGATGACGGAGAGGAAAGTGGTGAAGAAGAAACCGATAATTCCTCTTCTGGGAGACTTGTTTTCAAAGAAAAAAGGGAAATCAAATTCTTCTATGCTAAATCCACTGTATACATCTTCTCAGATGCACTGGAATTGA
- the LOC111913647 gene encoding nifU-like protein 2, chloroplastic, producing the protein MHGAAILSHSSCSYICRRQQQTLDYPSSSYASSSSSSSPSPLFWRVSSSILGNRFSFARGGSRTSKIRFSSSTRRKVVKAVATPESAIELPLTAENIESVLDEIRPYLIADGGNVALHEIDGNIVRLKLQGACGSCPSSVTTMKLGIERRLMEKIPEIVAVEPIPDEETGLELNEENIEKVLEEIRPYLVGAAGGEVELVSIEEPIVKVRLTGPAASVMTVRVALTQKLREKIPAIAAVQLLQ; encoded by the exons ATGCACGGTGCTGCGATTTTGAGCCATTCGTCATGTTCATACATCTGTAGGCGTCAACAACAAACCCTAGATTACCCATCATCCTCttatgcttcttcttcttcttcttcgtcaccTTCGCCACTCTTCTGGAGG GTTTCTTCTAGTATTTTGGGCAATCGATTTTCTTTTGCAAGGGGCGGTTCTAGGACatcaaaaattcgattttcatcATCGACCCGTAGGAAAG TTGTGAAGGCTGTTGCTACTCCAGAATCAGCTATTGAGCTACCTCTTACAGCAGAAAACATTGAGAGTGTATTGGATGAAATCAGACCATATCTCATTGCAGATGGAGGAAATGTAGCATTACATGAAATCGATGGAAACATTGTTCGATTAAAGCTTCAAGGAGCTTGTGGTTCATGTCCAAGTTCTGTAACAACAATGAAATTAGGGATTGAACGTCGTCTCATGGAGAAGATCCCTGAAATTGTTGCAGTTGAACCAATTCCAGATGAAGAAACTGGCCTTGAGCTCAATGAAGAAAACATAGAGAAG GTGTTGGAAGAAATTCGACCGTATCTTGTGGGGGCCGCAGGTGGAGAAGTGGAGCTTGTGTCAATAGAAGAGCCAATTGTGAAAGTACGGTTAACGGGTCCCGCAGCAAGTGTGATGACAGTGAGAGTAGCCTTGACACAGAAACTGCGTGAAAAGATACCTGCCATAGCTGCTGTTCAACTTTTACAATAG